One part of the Vitis riparia cultivar Riparia Gloire de Montpellier isolate 1030 chromosome 6, EGFV_Vit.rip_1.0, whole genome shotgun sequence genome encodes these proteins:
- the LOC117916258 gene encoding uncharacterized protein LOC117916258, with protein MSVSRSRNVILATGLLAFAAAGLAFPYYLVALKSKPVIDSSKPLPPQAIIRGPYLNTGSHDIGPDHRDYRKK; from the exons ATGTCTGTGTCCCGATCAAGGAATGTTATTCTTGCGACAGGCTTACTAGCTTTTGCAGCTGCAGGCTTGGCATTTCCCTACTACTTGGT GGCCTTGAAGAGCAAGCCGGTGATTGATTCATCAAAACCACTGCCGCCCCAGGCAATAATTCGAGGGCCTTACTTAAACACTGGTTCGCATGATATTGGACCTGATCACCGGGATTACCGAAAGAAGtag
- the LOC117916257 gene encoding pheophorbide a oxygenase, chloroplastic yields the protein MAFLLYGCATTAAHPGLFPNSTTCSLSSHPSKPTNPSFRTTRSLTFSPLRVAAPPTQPVTSDQSNEEREDEVVAVDDERSSSSSKFLWRDHWYPVSLIEDLDTNRPTPFQLLGRDIVLWKDKSTAEWVAFDDKCPHRLAPLSEGRIDENGYLQCSYHGWSFDKCGSCKRIPQALPEGPEARAVGSPRACATRLPTMVSQGLLFVWPDENGWERASATKPPMLPDEFENPEFSTVTIQRDLFYGYDTLMENVSDPSHIDFAHHKVTGRRDRAKPLPFKLEYSGPGGFAGANDGNPRISAKFVAPCYYMNKIEIDTKLPIVGEQKWKIWICSFNVPMAPGKTRSIVCSARNFFQFSMPGPAWWQVVPRWHEHWTSNKVYDGDMIVLQGQEKIFLSKSKEGSADVNEQYTQITFTPTQSDRFVLAFRNWLRRHGNSQPDWFGISNQGPLPSTVLSKRQMLDRFEQHTLNCSSCKGAYTTFQTMQKLFIGVAVVFCATTGIPSEMWIRVILAGLALLSSALAYALHELQKNFVFVDYVHAEIE from the exons ATGGCTTTCCTTCTCTACGGTTGTGCTACTACAGCTGCACACCCTGGCCTCTTTCCCAATTCCACCACCTGCTCCCTCTCCTCTCATCCCTCCAAACCAACGAACCCTTCCTTCAGAACAACCAGATCACTGACTTTCTCTCCCTTGAGGGTGGCTGCTCCTCCCACCCAGCCTGTGACCTCAGATCAATCCAATGAAGAACGTGAGGATGAAGTTGTTGCGGTTGATGATGAGAGGTCGTCGTCGTCTTCCAAGTTCTTGTGGAGAGATCACTGGTATCCAGTGTCGCTAATTGAGGACCTGGACACTAATCGCCCGACCCCGTTTCAGCTTCTTGGCCGAGATATCGTTCTCTGGAAGGATAAATCTACTGCTGAATGGGTTGCCTTTGATGACAAGTGCCCGCACCGCCTCGCCCCATTATCT gagggaagaattgatgaaaatGGTTACTTGCAATGTTCTTACCATGGATGGTCCTTTGACAAGTGTGGATCTTGCAAACGGATTCCCCAGGCCTTGCCTGAAGGACCTGAAGCTCGTGCTGTTGGGTCTCCAAGGGCCTGCGCAACAAGGCTTCCTACAATGGTTTCTCAGGGTCTGCTCTTTGTTTGGCCGGATGAGAACGGTTGGGAAAGAGCTTCTGCAACTAAGCCTCCAAT GCTGCCTGATGAGTTCGAGAATCCCGAGTTCTCAACTGTGACAATTCAGCGAGATCTGTTTTATGGCTATGATACGCTGATGGAGAATGTGTCCGATCCTTCCCACATTGATTTTGCACATCACAAa GTTACAGGGAGAAGAGATAGAGCCAAGCCTTTGCCATTTAAGTTGGAGTATAGTGGCCCTGGGGGATTTGCTGGAGCAAATGATGGGAACCCACGAATCAGTGCCAAATTTGTTGCACCTTGTTATTATATGAATAA AATAGAGATAGATACAAAGCTTCCCATAGTTGGTGAGCAGAAGTGGAAGATATGGATTTGTTCCTTCAATGTACCAATGGCACCTGGGAAAACTCGTTCGATTGTTTGTAGTGCTCGAAACTTTTTCCAGTTCTCTATGCCAGGGCCTGCTTGGTGGCAG GTGGTTCCTAGATGGCATGAGCACTGGACTTCAAATAAGGTATATGATGGAGACATGATTGTCCTTCAGGGTCAAGAGAAGATATTCCTTTCAAAGTCAAAGGAGGGTTCTGCAGATGTCAATGAGCAGTACACACAGATCACATTTACACCTACACAATCCGATCGCTTCGTCTTGGCATTTCGAAATTGGCTGAGGCGGCATGGGAACAGCCAACCTGACTGGTTTGGCATCTCAAATCAAGGACCTTTGCCATCAACAGTCTTATCAAAACGCCAG ATGTTGGATAGATTTGAGCAGCACACTCTTAACTGTTCATCCTGTAAAGGAGCTTATACAACCTTCCAGACAATGCAGAAGTTGTTCATTGGTGTCGCTGTTGTTTTCTGTGCAACCACTGGGATCCCTTCAGAGATGTGGATTCGGGTCATCTTGGCCGGGCTGGCACTTCTAAGTTCTGCATTGGCTTATGCTTTGCATGAGCTCCAAAAGAATTTTGTTTTCGTTGATTATGTCCATGCTGAAATCGAATAG
- the LOC117915721 gene encoding cyclin-dependent kinases regulatory subunit 1, with protein sequence MGQIQYSEKYFDDTYEYRHVVLPPEVAKLLQKNRLLSENEWRAIGVQQSRGWVHYAIHRPEPHIMLFRRPLNYQQQQENQAQQGLLAK encoded by the exons ATGGGTCAGATCCAGTACTCTGAGAAGTACTTTGATGACACCTACGAGTACAG GCATGTGGTTCTTCCTCCTGAAGTGGCCAAACTGCTCCAGAAGAATCGGCTTCTCTCGGAA AATGAATGGCGTGCTATTGGGGTTCAGCAGAGCCGTGGGTGGGTCCACTATGCAATTCATCGCCCTGAGCCACACATCATGCTCTTCAGGAGGCCTCTGAACTATCAGCAGCAGCAGGAGAATCAAGCTCAGCAGGGCTTGCTTGCTAAGTGA